Genomic DNA from Sphingomonas hankookensis:
CCGGGCGCAATTGTCGCAGCTGCTGCACAACGTCATGGGCAATGCGATGAAATATGGCCGCGCCGGCACGCCGGTCGAAATAAGCCTGACCGCGCGCGATACCATGGCGGCGCTGGTGGTGCGCGATCATGGCGAGGGGGTCGCAATCGAGCATCTGCCGCGGCTGACCGAGCGATTTTACCGTGTCGATTCAGGGCGCAGCCGGGCGCTGGGCGGCACCGGCCTCGGCCTTGCCATCGTCAAGCATATCGTCGAACGGCATCGCGGCCGGCTCGATATCGGCAGCGTGGTGGGCGACGGCACGACGGTTTCCGTGCTGCTGCCCCTCCACGGTGTCATAAAGGCGTAACGCCATGGTAACATGGCACCGCCGAGCGTCGCGAATGACCGTCAACGCCCATGGAAACTGGAACCGCATGACCCGCCGGATCGCGTCCGTCCTGGCCCTCGGCCTCGCGCTCACCGCGTGCGAGCCGCAGACGTCGCGCGACCATATCCGCGTCGTCGGATCGTCGACCGTCTATCCCTTCACCACCGCGGTCGCCGAAATGCTGGTGAACGCGAACCCCGACCTGCGCGCGCCGCTGGTCGAATCGACCGGCACCGGTGCGGGCGCGGCGCTGTTCTGCGCCGGGGTCGGCCCGCAGCATCCCGACATTCTCGACGCGTCGCGCCGGTTGAAGAAGTCGGAATATGCCAGCTGCGTCGCGCATGGCGTGAAGGACATCATGGAGGTGCAGGTCGGCGTCGACGGCGTGGCGCTGGCCGAATCGAACAATGGGCCGAAGCTGAAGCTTAGCAAGCGCGACGTCTATATGGCGTTGTCGGCCAATCCGCTGGGCAAGCCGAACAAGGCGCGGATGTGGAACGAGATCAACCCGGCGCTGCCCGCCATCCCGATCCAGTTCTTCGGCCCGCCGGCCACCAGCGGCACGCGCGACGCGCTGGTCGAACTCATCATGGTCCCGGCCTGCGAAGCGGCGATGCCCGAGGTGAAGAAGCTCAAGGACAGCGACAAGGATCGCTACGAGGATATCTGCACCCGCATCCGCGAGGACGCGGCCTATGTCGACAAGGGCGAGAACGACAATCTGATCGTGCAGAACCTGTCGACCAACCCCAATGCGGTCGGCATCTTCGGCTATTCCTATCTGGAGGAAAACAAGTCGCGGCTGCATGGCGTGCCGATCGACGGGATCGTGCCGACCTATGACAGCATCGCCGACGGCAGCTATCCCGGTGCGCGACCGCTGTTCATCTATGTCAAGAAGGCGCACATCAAACCGGTGCCGGGCATGAACGACTTCCTCGCCGCCTATGCGAAGTCGTGGGACCCGGGCGGGCCGCTGACCCGGCGCGGCATGATCGCCGCCCCTGCCACCGTCCGCGCCGAATCGGCGGCCGAGATCAAGGACCAGACGCCGATGAACCCGGCGGGGTTGCACTGATGCACGGCTTTACCCTGATCCTGCTGATGCTGGGGTTCGGCGGCATCGGCTGGATGGTCGCGCGCGCCCGCGCCGCCCGTTTCGCCAAGCCCGCGACCGCTGCGGACCGGCCCAATTCGCTGCCCAGCCAGCATGGCTGGCACATGGCGATCTGGATCGCGGCCCCTGCCCTGCTGTTCCTCAGCATCTGGAGCGCGGTGTCGCCTGCGCTGGTGCGCGATGCGGTGCTGCAGGCGCCCGCCGCCGCCGGGCTGCCCGGCCCCGGCTTCGAACGCTCGGCGATCCTGGCGGAGGCGCGCTCGCTGGCGCTCGGTAATGCCTATGGCGCGTTCAACAGCCAAGCCGAAGCGCTGGCGCCTGCCTATGCCGCCGCGCAAAGCCGCTACGACTGGATCGGCACCGCGCTCGCCATCCTGCTCGCCTTTGCCGGCGGCGCCTTCGCCTTTACCCGCATCCGACCCGATTATCGCGCGCGGACGCAGGTCGAACGCGCGGTGATGCTGGCGCTACTGGTCGCGTCGCTGATCGCGATCCTGACCACGCTCGGCATCTTCCTGTCGCTGGTGATCGAAAGCTGGCGCTTCTTCCGCATCGTGCCGGTCACCGACTTCCTGTTCGGCACCAACTGGAGCCCGCAGGTCATCCGCTCGTCCGATCCGGGGGCGACATTGGGCGCGGTGCCGCTATTCTGGGGCACCTTCTTCATCGGCGCGGTGATCGCGATGATCGTCGCCATCCCGTTCGGGCTGATGAGCGCGATCTACCTGACGCAATATGCCAGGCCGGCGGTGCGCAAGTGGATGAAGCCGATCCTCGAAATTCTCGCCGGCGTGCCGACCGTGGTCTATGGCTATTTCGCCGCGCTGACCGTCGGTCCGGCGATCAGCGACCTCGCCGTCATGCTCGGCATGCCGTTCGCCAGTTCGGAAAGCGCGCTCGCCGCCGGCCTTGTCATGGGGGTGATGATCATCCCGTTCGTGTCGTCCATGGCCGACGATTCGATCGCCGCCGTGCCGCAATCGATGCGCGACGGCAGCCTGGCGATGGGCGCCACCACCAGCGAGACGATCGGCAAGGTCCTGCTC
This window encodes:
- a CDS encoding substrate-binding domain-containing protein; protein product: MTRRIASVLALGLALTACEPQTSRDHIRVVGSSTVYPFTTAVAEMLVNANPDLRAPLVESTGTGAGAALFCAGVGPQHPDILDASRRLKKSEYASCVAHGVKDIMEVQVGVDGVALAESNNGPKLKLSKRDVYMALSANPLGKPNKARMWNEINPALPAIPIQFFGPPATSGTRDALVELIMVPACEAAMPEVKKLKDSDKDRYEDICTRIREDAAYVDKGENDNLIVQNLSTNPNAVGIFGYSYLEENKSRLHGVPIDGIVPTYDSIADGSYPGARPLFIYVKKAHIKPVPGMNDFLAAYAKSWDPGGPLTRRGMIAAPATVRAESAAEIKDQTPMNPAGLH
- the pstC gene encoding phosphate ABC transporter permease subunit PstC, which produces MHGFTLILLMLGFGGIGWMVARARAARFAKPATAADRPNSLPSQHGWHMAIWIAAPALLFLSIWSAVSPALVRDAVLQAPAAAGLPGPGFERSAILAEARSLALGNAYGAFNSQAEALAPAYAAAQSRYDWIGTALAILLAFAGGAFAFTRIRPDYRARTQVERAVMLALLVASLIAILTTLGIFLSLVIESWRFFRIVPVTDFLFGTNWSPQVIRSSDPGATLGAVPLFWGTFFIGAVIAMIVAIPFGLMSAIYLTQYARPAVRKWMKPILEILAGVPTVVYGYFAALTVGPAISDLAVMLGMPFASSESALAAGLVMGVMIIPFVSSMADDSIAAVPQSMRDGSLAMGATTSETIGKVLLPAALPGVVAGVLLAVSRAIGETMIVVMAASGAASITLNPFESATTVTKQIVDLLTGEAEFDSPKTLAAFALGLTLFAITFLLNVVALRVVKRYREAYE